The Starkeya sp. ORNL1 DNA window GATCGACATCTTCGGCGCCGGCGACTACTCGATGCGGGTCTGGCTCGACCCGCAGAAGATCGCCGAGCACGGCCTCTCGGCCGGTGACGTGGTCAACGAGATCCGGGCGCAGAACATCCAGGCCGCGGCCGGGATCATCGGCGCCTCGCCCTCCGTTCCCGGCGTCGATCTCCAGCTCTCCGTCAATGCCCAGGGGCGCCTCGAGACCGAGGACGAGTTCGGCGACATCGTGGTGAAGACCGGCTCCGATGGCCAGGTGGTGCGGCTGCGCGACGTCGCCCGCATCGAGCTCGGCGCCGCCGACTACGCCCTGCGCTCGCTGCTCGACAACAAGCAGGCGGTCGGCGTCGGCGTGTTCCAGGCGCCCGGCTCCAACGCGCTCGAGATCGCCGACAATGTCCGCGCGACGATGGAAGAGATCAAGAAGACGATGCCGGAAGGCGTCGACTACGCCATCGTCTATGACACCACCCAGTTCGTGCGCGCCTCGATCGAGGCGGTGATCCACACGCTGCTCGAAGCCGTGCTGCTGGTCGTGATCGTGGTCGTGGTGTTCCTGCAGACCTGGCGGGCCTCGATCATCCCGCTGCTGGCGGTGCCGGTGTCGATCGTCGGCACCTTCGCGGTCATGCATCTGTTCGGCTTCTCGATCAACGCGCTGACGCTGTTCGGCCTGGTGCTGGCGATCGGCATCGTGGTCGACGACGCCATCGTCGTGGTCGAGAATGTGGAGCGCAACATCGAGGCCGGGCTGACGCCGCGCGAGGCGTCCTACCGGGCAATGACGGAGGTGTCGGGGCCGATCATCGCCATCGCCCTCGTGCTGGTCGCGGTGTTCGTGCCGCTCGCCTTCATCTCAGGCCTTACCGGCCAGTTCTACCGTCAGTTCGCCTTGACCATCGCCATTTCCACGGTGATCTCGGCGATCAATTCGCTCACCCTGTCGCCCGCGCTCTCGGCCTTGCTGCTGAGGGGCCACCATGCGCCACCGGATCGCCTGCAGCGGGTCATCAACTTCCTGTTCGGCTGGTTCTTTCGCGGCTTCAACTGGGTGTTCGCGCGCGGCTCCAACGGCTATTCCCGCGGCGTGCGTGGCGTGCTCACCCAGAAGACCCTGGTGATGCTGGTCTATGGCGTCATGCTCGGCGCCACCTACTGGCTGTTCCAGGCAGTGCCGGGCGGCTTCGTGCCGGCGCAGGACAAGCAGTACCTCGTCGGCTTCGCCCAACTGCCGGACGGCGCCACGCTGGACCGCACCGAAGAGGTGATCCGCCGCATGAGCGAGATCGCCATGCAGGAGCCCGGCGTCGAGAGCGCGGTGGCCTTCCCCGGCCTGTCGATCGCCGGCTTCTCCAATTCCTCGAACTCCGGCATCGTCTTCTCGACGCTGAAGCCGTTCGAGGAACGCCGCGATCCGCATCTCAGCGCCGGCGCCATCGCCATGTCGCTGAACCAGAAGTATGCGGGCATCAAGGACGCCTTCATCGCCATGTTCCCGCCGCCGCCGGTACAGGGCCTCGGCGTGGTCGGCGGCTTCAAGCTGCAGATCGAGGACCGTGCCGGTCGCGGCTACGAGGCATTGAGCGACGTCACCAACGCCTTCATGGCCAAGGCCATGGCGACGCCGGAGCTGATAGGCCAGTTCACCACCTATCAGATCAATGTCCCCCAGCTCTTCACCAATATCGACCGCGTCAAGGCGCGCCAGCTCGGTGTGCCGATCCAGTCGGTGTTCGAGACGCTGCAGATCTATCTCGGCTCGCTCTACGCGAACGACTTCAACAAGTTCGGCCGCACCTACTCGGTGCGGGTGCAGGCGGACGCCGCCTATCGCGCCCGTCCCGAGGACATCGGCAAGCTGAAGGTGCGCTCGACCTCGGGCGAGATGATCCCGTTGTCGGCGCTGCTCAGGGTCGAAACCACCGCCGGGCCCGAGCGCGCGCAGCGGTACAACGGCTTCCTGACCGCCGACATCAACGCCTCGCCGGCTCCGGGCTATTCCTCGGGCCAGGCGCAGGATGCGGCCAAGCGCATTGCCGCCGAGGTGCTGCCGCCGGGCTTCGCCTATGAATGGACCGACCTGACCTATCAGGAGATCCTCGCCGGCAATTCGGCGCTCCTGGTGTTCCCGCTCGCGCTGCTGCTCGTCTTCCTGGTGCTCGCCGCCCAGTATGAGAGCCTGACGCTGCCGATCGCGATCATCCTGATCGTGCCGATGGGCCTGCTCGCGGCCATGACCGGGGTGTGGCTGTCCGGCGGCGACAACAACATCTTCACCCAGATCGGCCTGGTGGTGCTGGTGGGATTGTCGGCCAAGAACGCCATCCTGATCGTGGAGTTCGCCCGAGAACTGGAGTTCGCCGGGCGGACCCCGGTCCAGGCGGCGATCGAGGCGAGCCGGCTGCGGCTGCGGCCGATCCTGATGACCTCGTTCGCCTTCATCATGGGCGTGGTGCCGCTGGTCTATTCGATCGGCGCCGGCGCCGAGATGCGCAAGGCGATGGGCATCGCGGTGTTCGCCGGCATGATCGGCGTGACGCTGTTCGGCCTGTTCCTCACCCCGGTGTTCTACGTGCTGCTGCGCCGCCTCACCGGCAACCGGAAGCTGATCCAGCACGGCGAGGCGCTGCCGATACCTGGGCCGGCCGCCGGCCATAGCGCCAGCCCGGCCGAATAGGCCGAGCGACATGACGACGCATGAGTGCGGGGCCGCAAGGCTCCGCGCTTTGCGTTCCGGTGCCCTGCAACCATTCGCGGGCCTGTCCCGACCATTCGCGCAAAGGTGATCGGACGATCACCGATAGCAAGAATTTCGTGCTACCGTGCATCCCATAAAACTCGGGGTAAGCCGGACAAAAAACGCCGGCGACGAATGCGATGCGTGCGGGGTGTGGGTCCATGACAGGAGGTCATGGCCGCCGGACGGTTGTCTTTGGCGGTATGACAGTGCTTTTGGCTGCGTTATTGTTCGCGGCCCTGCCTTCGGCTGCGCGTGCGGCGGATTCCCGGCGCCCCATCATTTTGGCCTCGAAGAGCGATACCGAAGGCGCCGTGCTCGGCAACATGATCGGCCTGCTGATGGAGCGCGCCGGCATTGCGGTCGAGTACAAGCTGTCCTTCGGCCCGACCAAGGCGGTGCGCTCGGCGCTGATGAACGGCGGCATCGACCTCTATCCCGAATATACCGGCAATGCCGGCTACTTCTTCGACATGGCCATGGATCCGGCCTGGAAGAAGGCCGACACCGCCTACGCCAAGGCCAAGGA harbors:
- a CDS encoding efflux RND transporter permease subunit, whose product is MNLSKFFIDRPIFAGVLSILIFVAGLLALRVMPISEYPEVVPPQVIVRATYPGANPKVIAATVATPIEEQINGVEDMLYMSSQATTDGVMTLTVTFKLGTDPDKATQLVQNRVAQAEPRLPEEVRSLGITTAKSSPNFIMVVHLISPNDRYDITYLRNYGVLNVKDRLARIPGVGQIDIFGAGDYSMRVWLDPQKIAEHGLSAGDVVNEIRAQNIQAAAGIIGASPSVPGVDLQLSVNAQGRLETEDEFGDIVVKTGSDGQVVRLRDVARIELGAADYALRSLLDNKQAVGVGVFQAPGSNALEIADNVRATMEEIKKTMPEGVDYAIVYDTTQFVRASIEAVIHTLLEAVLLVVIVVVVFLQTWRASIIPLLAVPVSIVGTFAVMHLFGFSINALTLFGLVLAIGIVVDDAIVVVENVERNIEAGLTPREASYRAMTEVSGPIIAIALVLVAVFVPLAFISGLTGQFYRQFALTIAISTVISAINSLTLSPALSALLLRGHHAPPDRLQRVINFLFGWFFRGFNWVFARGSNGYSRGVRGVLTQKTLVMLVYGVMLGATYWLFQAVPGGFVPAQDKQYLVGFAQLPDGATLDRTEEVIRRMSEIAMQEPGVESAVAFPGLSIAGFSNSSNSGIVFSTLKPFEERRDPHLSAGAIAMSLNQKYAGIKDAFIAMFPPPPVQGLGVVGGFKLQIEDRAGRGYEALSDVTNAFMAKAMATPELIGQFTTYQINVPQLFTNIDRVKARQLGVPIQSVFETLQIYLGSLYANDFNKFGRTYSVRVQADAAYRARPEDIGKLKVRSTSGEMIPLSALLRVETTAGPERAQRYNGFLTADINASPAPGYSSGQAQDAAKRIAAEVLPPGFAYEWTDLTYQEILAGNSALLVFPLALLLVFLVLAAQYESLTLPIAIILIVPMGLLAAMTGVWLSGGDNNIFTQIGLVVLVGLSAKNAILIVEFARELEFAGRTPVQAAIEASRLRLRPILMTSFAFIMGVVPLVYSIGAGAEMRKAMGIAVFAGMIGVTLFGLFLTPVFYVLLRRLTGNRKLIQHGEALPIPGPAAGHSASPAE